In Paramormyrops kingsleyae isolate MSU_618 chromosome 5, PKINGS_0.4, whole genome shotgun sequence, one DNA window encodes the following:
- the LOC140590812 gene encoding endonuclease domain-containing 1 protein-like, with protein MKLHEALLLLLLPLSACWAEVVEDFTQRCPGFFATPNDVVSPPTRFNGDRYKQICQTQNGERFFATFYDTANRIPVYSAYKFNGLGNCQKCRKSGKWFIEPQLDEPVPENIDMAKESTVRSENRGHNQALHKDYKKRGYDRGHLAPVCHQNLPRCVLATFTLTNAAPQLPEFNKDWYHNVEKKVSEILSSTCIPSNLRAYVVTGVVPGREEINNRVRIPSHFWTAFCCLDNNNRAIRSSAFLAEYQQETWPQMSVQDLERRLTTLYNNLNTNIPFTLFGGGCYTVQNIQETKGKRRKYSFEQKSEKRRKSIKTV; from the exons ATGAAGCTCCATGAAGCTCTGCTTCTCCTCCTGCTTCCACTCTCGGCCTGCTGGGCTGAAGTGGTGGAGGATTTTACTCAGAGGTGTCCAGGTTTCTTCGCTACGCCGAATGATGTCGTTTCTCCTCCTACGAGGTTTAATGGGGATCGATATAAACAGATCTGTCAAACTCAAAATGGTGAACGCTTTTTTGCAACATTTTATGACACAGCGAACAGGATCCCTGTTTACTCAGCATATAAGTTTAATGGACTTGGGAATTGtcaaaaatgtagaaaatctggAAAATGGTTTATTGAACCTCAG CTGGACGAGCCAGTGCCGGAAAACATCGACATGGCAAAAGAGTCTACAGTGAGGAGTGAGAATCGTGGACATAACCAGGCTCTGCATAAGGATTACAAAAAAAGGGGGTATGATAGAGGGCACCTGGCTCCAGTTTGCCATCAAAACCTCCCCCGCTGTGTATTGGCCACCTTCACACTGACCAACGCTGCTCCACAGTTGCCCGAATTCAACAAAGATTGGTACCACAACGTAGAGAAAAAGGTGTCTGAAATACTGAGCAGCACTTGCATTCCTTCAAATTTGCGTGCGTATGTAGTAACTGGAGTTGTGCCCGGTCGTGAAGAAATAAATAACAGAGTACGAATTCCCAGTCACTTCTGGACAGCATTTTGCTGCCTTGATAACAATAACAGAGCTATAAGATCAAGTGCATTTCTTGCAGAATATCAGCAAGAAACATGGCCACAGATGAGCGTGCAGGATCTAGAGAGAAGGTTAACAACATTGTATAATAACCTCAATACCAAcatccctttcactttgtttgGTGGAGGATGCTATACAGTACAAAACATACaggaaacaaaaggaaaaaggCGTAAATATTCGTTTgaacaaaaaagtgaaaagagGAGAAAATCTATAAAAACTGTTTGA